Proteins from one Mus musculus strain C57BL/6J chromosome 8 genomic patch of type FIX, GRCm38.p6 PATCHES MG190_MG3751_PATCH genomic window:
- the Arrdc2 gene encoding arrestin domain-containing protein 2 has product MLFDKVKAFVVEIDGARTGTEPVFHGGQAVAGRVLLELAGAARVGALRLRARGRARAHWTESRSAGSSTAYTQSYSERVEVVNHRATLLAPDSGDIATLPAGRHEFPFSFQLPISLVTSFEGKHGSVRYSIKATLHRPWVPARCARKVFTVIEPVDINTPALLEPQAGAREKVARSWYCTRGLVSLSAKIDRKGYTPGEVIPIFAEIDNGSTRAVQPRAALVQTQTFMARGARKQKRAVVASVDGEPVGPNRRALWPGRALRIPPVGPSILQCRVLSVDYSLKVFVDIPGSSKLLLELPLVIGTVPLHPLGSRSASVGSRASFLQDWGLCTMMDRPEAPPEYSEVVRESQLVCASPGPSSLLHDLGVTTEGPYFACLQEFRYCPPPLYSEEDPNPPSEAVRPRCMTC; this is encoded by the exons ATGCTGTTCGATAAGGTGAAGGCGTTCGTAGTAGAGATAGACGGGGCGCGCACGGGCACCGAGCCCGTGTTCCACGGAGGCCAGGCCGTGGCAGGCCGGGTACTGTTGGAGCTTGCGGGCGCGGCACGCGTGGGCGCGCTCAGGCTGCGCGCTCGGGGCCGCGCGCGCGCGCACTGGACGGAGTCGCGCAGCGCGGGCTCCAGCACTGCTTATACTCAGAGTTACAGCGAGCGCGTGGAAGTCGTGAACCACCGCGCCACGCTGCTCGCGCCAG ACTCGGGGGATATCGCCACGCTTCCCGCTGGACGCCACGAGTTTCCCTTCAGCTTCCAGCTGCCTAT CTCCCTGGTGACATCCTTCGAGGGCAAACACGGCAGCGTCCGCTATTCCATCAAAGCCACTCTGCACCGGCCATGGGTCCCTGCACGCTGCGCCCGGAAGGTGTTCACTGTCATTGAACCTGTGGACATAAACACACCTGCCCTGCTG GAACCCCAGGCTGGAGCCCGGGAGAAGGTGGCACGATCCTGGTACTGCACACGTGGCCTCGTGTCCCTCTCGGCCAAGATTGACCGCAAAGGCTACACTCCAG GCGAGGTCATCCCTATCTTTGCGGAGATTGACAATGGTTCCACGCGAGCTGTGCAGCCCCGTGCTGCCCTAGTACAGACACAGACCTTCATGGCCCGAGGTGCCCGCAAGCAGAAGCGTGCTGTGGTGGCCAGTGTGGACGGGGAGCCTGTGGGCCCGAATCGCCGTGCGCTGTGGCCCGGTCGTGCGCTGCGTATCCCCCCGGTGGGCCCGTCCATCTTGCAGTGCCGCGTGCTTAGTGTGGACTACTCACTCAAG GTCTTCGTGGACATTCCAGGCTCGTCCAAGCTGCTGCTGGAGCTGCCTCTGGTCATAGGCACGGTCCCCCTGCATCCTCTGGGCAGCCGCTCCGCTAGTGTGGGCAGCCGCGCCAGCTTCCTGCAAGACTGGGGCCTGTGCACCATGATGGATCGGCCAGAGG CCCCACCTGAGTACTCCGAGGTGGTGAGGGAGAGCCAGCTGGTATGTGCGTCACCGGGGCCCTCCTCCCTCCTACACGACCTAGGTGTGACCACAGAAGGGCCCTACTTTGCCTGTCTCCAGGAGTTCCGCTACTGCCCGCCTCCTCTGTACTCCGAG GAGGACCCTAACCCACCCTCAGAGGCTGTGAGGCCACGCTGCATGACCTGCTGA